The proteins below come from a single Trachemys scripta elegans isolate TJP31775 chromosome 16, CAS_Tse_1.0, whole genome shotgun sequence genomic window:
- the LOC117889162 gene encoding transcription elongation factor SPT5-like has protein sequence MSDSEDSNFSEDESERSSEAEEVENEAEEERASVAGSEKEEAEEEEEEEEEDYDEEEEEDDDDRPAKKPRHGGFILDEADVDDEYEDEDQWEDGAEDILEKGKAVPSSGGSAGDSVQPPGHVPHFQLALGEIGVCSLASPVRGRMGC, from the exons ATGTCGGATAGCGAAGACAGCAACTTCTCCGAGGATGAGAGTGAGCGGAGCAGCGAGGCGGAGGAGGTAGAGAacgag GCAGAGGAGGAGCGTGCCAGTGTCGCGGGCAGCGAGAAGGAggaggctgaggaggaggaagaggaggaggaagaagactacgatgaggaggaagaggaggacgatGATGATCGGCCGGCAAAGAAGCCCAGACATGGAGGGTTCATCTTGGATGAAGCCG ATGTGGACGATGAATACGAAGACGAGGACCAGTGGGAGGACGGCGCGGAGGACATTCTGGAGAAAGGTAAGGCTGTGCCCTCCTCGGGAGGATCGGCTGGGGATTCAGTGCAACCCCCGGGGCATGTCCCCCATTTTCAGCTAGCTCTGGGGGAAATAGGGGTCTGCTCTTTAGCCTCCCCGGTGCGAGGCAGGATGGGGTGTTAG